The proteins below are encoded in one region of Coffea arabica cultivar ET-39 chromosome 4c, Coffea Arabica ET-39 HiFi, whole genome shotgun sequence:
- the LOC113739894 gene encoding TSL-kinase interacting protein 1-like isoform X2, whose product MNKLLGPELCLDAKNSKDTNAAMLRWWSLLEKYSCKASKLHLKPRRFKLFVETLETQLLKDRKKNVRKRASQGENSSITAPTGLPNQGKVSCHESRVVKDVLIDSQNIPKPGIGKGSSIYRHLNIGINRGNYKSGPSALKTARYQRKAGATSKAAYKRWEKAAIAGVSLVADAAEHLERTATDREVEHVEDAHVQNAFDYCGKVMPSILNNMQSSMKLKLQLFPIDEATRRALEMDKHNPYLELTLSTRKKISSVLEHLNRKWGQSSIASGELILLPYFVQQANQVSCPKWAKDSVLSASDVYAQIGNPPVFRLRYGWFPHADPGSATSLASLSCPTQHHTETSIVNEQIVDTTPKSSPPTYQEAENLLGIHEGLLSAAKMTTLTPSRLPNHTIGCAGIGPDVNTVKSSNHTAAHVLNRRESTTDTVVVQEENLDDLRPHKTVALSAGEWADSLTNISIGDLLTEASHNGEVNCIDSTELRNSHCLQQIPFSCDSFDAAIAAHIYKHQSRSALQPPLHTNTSSIWDGEETCDAFVFQKNSVFSEEFQNASRISPPETSREIASTSSAASGKAQESDPEEPLPDDPMHGDIVDKCHADQHSFDDSQRDLNGLTDIYWPDSLGALDLDISSCRYRSDDLILSDSLGGLNRLIASSLDAFQSCSFFGSDKKESASAVEAGEIASDLKISTQV is encoded by the exons ATGAACAAATTGCTGGGTCCAGAGCTTTGCCTTGATGCCAAAAACTCTAAGGATACCAATGCTGCAATGCTTCGATG GTGGTCTTTACTTGAGAAGTACAGCTGCAAAGCATCAAAACTTCACCTGAAACCCCGAAGATTCAAGTTGTTTGTAGAGACTTTG GAAACCCAACTCTTGAAAGATAGGAAGAAGAATGTCAGAAAGAGAGCTTCTCAGGGAGAAAACAGTTCTATAACTGCTCCAACTGGCCTCCCAAACCAGGGTAAAGTTTCATGCCATGAAAGCCGCGTGGTCAAAGACGTTCTTATAGATAGTCAAAACATTCCAAAACCTGGAATTGGGAAAGGATCCTCTATATACCGCCATCTAAATATAGGCATCAACAGAGGCAACTATAAATCAGGCCCCTCTGCTCTTAAAACAGCTAGGTATCAGCGCAAAGCAG GTGCTACATCAAAAGCTGCCTATAAAAGATGGGAGAAGGCTGCAATTGCCGGGGTTTCTTTGGTTGCTGATGCTGCTGAACATTTAGAGAGAACTGCCACAGATAGAGAGGTTGAACATGTCGAGGATGCTCATG TGCAAAATGCTTTTGACTACTGTGGAAAAGTCATGCCCTCAATCCTGAACAATATGCAGAGTtcaatgaaacttaagctccaGCTATTCCCCATTGATGAAGCTACCCGAAGAGCCTTGGAAATG GATAAACATAATCCATACCTGGAGCTGACTTTGAGTACACGAAAGAAGATATCTTCTGTACTGGAACATCTTAATCGCAAATGGGGTCAGTCAAGCATAGCATCTGGAGAACTAATACTCTTGCCATACTTTGTACAACAAGCGAACCAAGTTAGCTGTCCCAAATGGGCTAAAGATTCAGTTCTTAGTGCTTCAGATGTATATGCGCAAATTGGAAACCCTCCAGTTTTCCGCCTCAG ATATGGTTGGTTTCCTCATGCTGATCCTGGATCTGCAACATCTCTCGCATCATTATCATGCCCTACTCAGCACCATACGGAGACATCTATTGTGAATGAGCAGATTGTGGATACAACACCAAAATCGAGTCCACCTACTTATCAGGAAGCAGAAAACCTTTTAGGTATCCATGAAGGCTTGCTGTCTGCTGCAAAAATGACCACCTTGACTCCTTCAAGATTGCCCAATCATACCATTGGTTGTGCTGGCATAGGTCCAGATGTGAATACAGTCAAATCCTCTAATCACACTGCAGCACATGTATTGAACAGAAGAGAGAGTACAACTGACACAGTCGTGGTACAAGAGGAAAATCTG GATGACTTGAGGCCACACAAGACTGTTGCTTTGTCAGCTGGGGAGTGGGCTGATAGCCTAACTAACATAAGCATTGGGGATCTGCTCACTGAGGCATCTCACAATGGAGAAGTAAATTGCATTGATTCAACTGAATTAAGGAACTCTCACTGCCTTCAGCAGATTCCATTTAGCTGTGACTCCTTTGATGCTGCAATTGCGGCTCATATATATAAACATCAAAGCCGATCTGCTTTGCAGCCACCTCTTCACACTAATACATCCTCTATATGGGATGGTGAAGAAACATGTGATGCTTTTGTGTTTCAGAAGAATAGTGTTTTCTCTGAAGAATTTCAAAATGCATCAAGAATTTCTCCTCCAGAGACATCCAGAGAGATTGCCAGTACAAGTTCGGCTGCATCTGGTAAAGCACAGGAG TCTGATCCTGAGGAACCCTTACCTGATGATCCCATGCATGGAGACATTGTGGATAAGTGTCATGCCGATCAACATTCTTTTGATGACTCTCAGAGGGATCTCAATGGGCTTACTGACATTTACTGG CCTGATTCTTTAGGCGCACTAGATTTGGACATATCTTCCTGTAGATATCGTAGTGATGATCTGATTTTAAGTGATAGTCTTGGTGGCTTGAACCGCCTCATAGCTAGCAGTCTGGATGCATTCCAGAGTTGCTCCTTTTTTGGGTCGGACAAGAAAGAGTCTGCATCGGCTGTTGAAGCTGGAGAGATTGCTTCTGACCTCAAAATCAGCACTCAAGTTTGA
- the LOC113739894 gene encoding TSL-kinase interacting protein 1-like isoform X1: MTLKMQMEPQISLDCNSCLHPENHVKEGIPGSTISLQDKNASTLPVKRPTRQWAAWTHQEEESFFSALRQVGKNFEKITCRVQSKNKDQVRHYYYRLVRRMNKLLGPELCLDAKNSKDTNAAMLRWWSLLEKYSCKASKLHLKPRRFKLFVETLETQLLKDRKKNVRKRASQGENSSITAPTGLPNQGKVSCHESRVVKDVLIDSQNIPKPGIGKGSSIYRHLNIGINRGNYKSGPSALKTARYQRKAGATSKAAYKRWEKAAIAGVSLVADAAEHLERTATDREVEHVEDAHVQNAFDYCGKVMPSILNNMQSSMKLKLQLFPIDEATRRALEMDKHNPYLELTLSTRKKISSVLEHLNRKWGQSSIASGELILLPYFVQQANQVSCPKWAKDSVLSASDVYAQIGNPPVFRLRYGWFPHADPGSATSLASLSCPTQHHTETSIVNEQIVDTTPKSSPPTYQEAENLLGIHEGLLSAAKMTTLTPSRLPNHTIGCAGIGPDVNTVKSSNHTAAHVLNRRESTTDTVVVQEENLDDLRPHKTVALSAGEWADSLTNISIGDLLTEASHNGEVNCIDSTELRNSHCLQQIPFSCDSFDAAIAAHIYKHQSRSALQPPLHTNTSSIWDGEETCDAFVFQKNSVFSEEFQNASRISPPETSREIASTSSAASGKAQESDPEEPLPDDPMHGDIVDKCHADQHSFDDSQRDLNGLTDIYWPDSLGALDLDISSCRYRSDDLILSDSLGGLNRLIASSLDAFQSCSFFGSDKKESASAVEAGEIASDLKISTQV; this comes from the exons ATGACCTTAAAAATGCAAATGGAGCCACAGATATCCTTGGATTGCAATTCATGCCTCCATCCTGAGAATCATGTAAAAGAAGGAATTCCTGGTTCAACCATATCCTTGCAAGACAAAAATGCCTCAACTCTGCCAG TAAAAAGGCCAACACGACAATGGGCTGCTTGGACCCATCAAGAGGAAGAAAGTTTTTTCTCTGCTCTTCGACAAGTGGGCAAG AACTTCGAAAAAATAACTTGTCGTGTTCAGAGTAAAAACAAGGATCAG GTCAGGCATTATTACTATCGCCTTGTAAGGCGTATGAACAAATTGCTGGGTCCAGAGCTTTGCCTTGATGCCAAAAACTCTAAGGATACCAATGCTGCAATGCTTCGATG GTGGTCTTTACTTGAGAAGTACAGCTGCAAAGCATCAAAACTTCACCTGAAACCCCGAAGATTCAAGTTGTTTGTAGAGACTTTG GAAACCCAACTCTTGAAAGATAGGAAGAAGAATGTCAGAAAGAGAGCTTCTCAGGGAGAAAACAGTTCTATAACTGCTCCAACTGGCCTCCCAAACCAGGGTAAAGTTTCATGCCATGAAAGCCGCGTGGTCAAAGACGTTCTTATAGATAGTCAAAACATTCCAAAACCTGGAATTGGGAAAGGATCCTCTATATACCGCCATCTAAATATAGGCATCAACAGAGGCAACTATAAATCAGGCCCCTCTGCTCTTAAAACAGCTAGGTATCAGCGCAAAGCAG GTGCTACATCAAAAGCTGCCTATAAAAGATGGGAGAAGGCTGCAATTGCCGGGGTTTCTTTGGTTGCTGATGCTGCTGAACATTTAGAGAGAACTGCCACAGATAGAGAGGTTGAACATGTCGAGGATGCTCATG TGCAAAATGCTTTTGACTACTGTGGAAAAGTCATGCCCTCAATCCTGAACAATATGCAGAGTtcaatgaaacttaagctccaGCTATTCCCCATTGATGAAGCTACCCGAAGAGCCTTGGAAATG GATAAACATAATCCATACCTGGAGCTGACTTTGAGTACACGAAAGAAGATATCTTCTGTACTGGAACATCTTAATCGCAAATGGGGTCAGTCAAGCATAGCATCTGGAGAACTAATACTCTTGCCATACTTTGTACAACAAGCGAACCAAGTTAGCTGTCCCAAATGGGCTAAAGATTCAGTTCTTAGTGCTTCAGATGTATATGCGCAAATTGGAAACCCTCCAGTTTTCCGCCTCAG ATATGGTTGGTTTCCTCATGCTGATCCTGGATCTGCAACATCTCTCGCATCATTATCATGCCCTACTCAGCACCATACGGAGACATCTATTGTGAATGAGCAGATTGTGGATACAACACCAAAATCGAGTCCACCTACTTATCAGGAAGCAGAAAACCTTTTAGGTATCCATGAAGGCTTGCTGTCTGCTGCAAAAATGACCACCTTGACTCCTTCAAGATTGCCCAATCATACCATTGGTTGTGCTGGCATAGGTCCAGATGTGAATACAGTCAAATCCTCTAATCACACTGCAGCACATGTATTGAACAGAAGAGAGAGTACAACTGACACAGTCGTGGTACAAGAGGAAAATCTG GATGACTTGAGGCCACACAAGACTGTTGCTTTGTCAGCTGGGGAGTGGGCTGATAGCCTAACTAACATAAGCATTGGGGATCTGCTCACTGAGGCATCTCACAATGGAGAAGTAAATTGCATTGATTCAACTGAATTAAGGAACTCTCACTGCCTTCAGCAGATTCCATTTAGCTGTGACTCCTTTGATGCTGCAATTGCGGCTCATATATATAAACATCAAAGCCGATCTGCTTTGCAGCCACCTCTTCACACTAATACATCCTCTATATGGGATGGTGAAGAAACATGTGATGCTTTTGTGTTTCAGAAGAATAGTGTTTTCTCTGAAGAATTTCAAAATGCATCAAGAATTTCTCCTCCAGAGACATCCAGAGAGATTGCCAGTACAAGTTCGGCTGCATCTGGTAAAGCACAGGAG TCTGATCCTGAGGAACCCTTACCTGATGATCCCATGCATGGAGACATTGTGGATAAGTGTCATGCCGATCAACATTCTTTTGATGACTCTCAGAGGGATCTCAATGGGCTTACTGACATTTACTGG CCTGATTCTTTAGGCGCACTAGATTTGGACATATCTTCCTGTAGATATCGTAGTGATGATCTGATTTTAAGTGATAGTCTTGGTGGCTTGAACCGCCTCATAGCTAGCAGTCTGGATGCATTCCAGAGTTGCTCCTTTTTTGGGTCGGACAAGAAAGAGTCTGCATCGGCTGTTGAAGCTGGAGAGATTGCTTCTGACCTCAAAATCAGCACTCAAGTTTGA